The following proteins are co-located in the Halorubrum aethiopicum genome:
- a CDS encoding Cap15 family cyclic dinucleotide receptor domain-containing protein, giving the protein MRGTHGFSTNQPRRRRVTLFALGAAGVLIGSNIGPFLASITGIDLFHNVTVSFVLAATIFYLLVAKVFWKVGPIPMLIGSPPDLSGEWEGHLYTDTDTYDSEDVVAVDELGLGLVKMEASMNIAQSWDQIQVMFEGPNSTSESTGATILVDDGAPILTYNYDNSGRDFHEELNQHVGTTTLEYDPTSETLEGSYYTGPNRENRGRIELEHVSE; this is encoded by the coding sequence ATGCGCGGGACCCACGGGTTCTCGACCAACCAACCACGACGGCGGCGTGTTACGCTCTTCGCGCTCGGAGCAGCCGGTGTACTAATCGGCTCCAATATTGGACCGTTTCTAGCATCAATCACCGGAATTGACCTGTTCCACAACGTCACGGTCTCATTCGTACTCGCGGCTACGATCTTCTATTTGCTCGTAGCAAAAGTATTCTGGAAAGTCGGTCCTATCCCAATGCTGATCGGGTCACCGCCTGATCTCAGCGGAGAATGGGAAGGTCACCTGTACACAGACACAGACACCTACGATTCAGAGGATGTGGTAGCTGTCGATGAGCTCGGACTCGGACTGGTAAAAATGGAAGCGAGTATGAACATTGCTCAGTCGTGGGATCAGATACAGGTCATGTTCGAAGGTCCAAACTCAACCTCAGAAAGTACGGGAGCAACAATCCTCGTCGACGATGGGGCCCCGATACTAACCTATAATTACGATAACTCGGGTAGGGATTTCCACGAAGAGTTGAATCAGCATGTTGGGACCACAACACTCGAATACGATCCTACATCAGAGACGCTAGAAGGATCTTACTACACAGGACCCAATAGAGAAAATCGCGGCCGAATTGAGTTGGAACATGTCTCCGAATGA
- a CDS encoding IS6 family transposase, producing MAETERLSERIAWIDLSFVERDRTPRWAIEVGIRCHLAGMSLCEVSKHLELFGIDRSHVTIHNWVHKTDLQPISTVSEDQLAVDEKMIRIHGQQFWLYGAVDPFTNEILHVSLYPTANKQTTRWFLTELHRRYQLNNVEFLVDDADYLGSVLAEDGYRFQVIRHRNRNAIERVFWEIERRTSSFANSFSNVALETAQNWLEAIAVYHNSRQT from the coding sequence ATGGCCGAAACCGAGCGCCTCAGCGAACGTATCGCGTGGATCGACTTGTCGTTTGTGGAGCGAGACCGAACGCCGCGTTGGGCGATTGAAGTAGGAATCCGCTGTCACTTAGCCGGTATGTCACTATGTGAGGTAAGTAAGCATCTTGAACTGTTTGGGATCGATCGGAGTCACGTCACTATCCATAACTGGGTTCATAAAACCGATCTACAGCCGATCTCGACCGTCTCCGAGGATCAACTCGCAGTTGACGAAAAGATGATTCGCATCCACGGCCAGCAGTTCTGGCTGTACGGTGCGGTTGATCCCTTCACGAATGAGATCCTTCACGTGAGTCTCTATCCAACCGCAAATAAACAGACGACACGATGGTTTCTCACCGAGCTACACCGGCGCTATCAGCTGAATAACGTCGAATTTCTTGTCGATGACGCAGACTATCTCGGATCAGTTCTCGCTGAAGACGGCTATCGATTTCAGGTCATTCGACATAGAAATCGGAATGCCATCGAACGTGTCTTTTGGGAAATAGAACGACGAACATCCTCGTTTGCGAATAGTTTCAGCAATGTCGCGCTAGAGACAGCTCAAAATTGGCTCGAAGCCATCGCCGTCTACCACAATTCACGTCAAACTTAA
- the nadA gene encoding quinolinate synthase NadA produces the protein MDTTSFETDLSVFKYDNLEQLPSEYRNLTQDERTERIAATREELGDDVVVLGHNYQRREIVEHADFIGDSYQLSQEAANADADYVIFGGVTFMAESADIITDDSQSVILPSMEASCPMAGMAEALQVDAAWAEITAAAPDQTIIPITYMNSYADLKAFCAEQGGLVCTSSNAADAFEWAFERGDKVLFLPDKHLGENTAHRLGLADSTAEWDPWDPEGKDADEVADADIILWDGYCQVHERFTADHVADLRERRPDANVVVHPECRREVVEAADVVGSTSTITQTVENAEPGETWAIGTEIHLAKHLDRWHPEVEVLPLCGDACMDCNAMRQIDPNYLTWVLEELAEGRERNVIEVSPEEKELAQVALDRMLEV, from the coding sequence ATGGATACCACGTCGTTCGAGACGGACCTGAGTGTCTTCAAGTACGACAATCTTGAACAGCTACCGTCGGAGTACCGAAATTTGACCCAAGACGAGCGAACAGAACGCATCGCGGCGACCCGCGAGGAACTCGGCGACGACGTGGTGGTGCTCGGCCACAACTACCAGCGCCGCGAAATTGTCGAGCACGCGGACTTCATCGGTGACTCCTATCAGCTCTCGCAGGAGGCCGCGAACGCCGACGCCGACTACGTGATTTTCGGCGGCGTGACGTTCATGGCCGAGAGCGCGGACATCATCACGGACGACAGCCAGTCCGTCATCCTCCCGTCGATGGAGGCCTCCTGTCCGATGGCGGGGATGGCCGAAGCCCTGCAGGTGGACGCGGCGTGGGCCGAGATCACGGCCGCCGCGCCCGACCAAACCATCATCCCCATCACGTACATGAACAGCTACGCCGACCTGAAGGCGTTCTGCGCCGAGCAGGGCGGGCTGGTGTGCACGTCCTCGAACGCCGCCGACGCGTTCGAGTGGGCGTTCGAGCGCGGCGACAAGGTACTGTTCCTGCCGGACAAGCACCTCGGCGAGAATACCGCCCACCGCCTCGGGTTGGCAGATTCGACGGCCGAGTGGGACCCGTGGGACCCCGAGGGGAAGGACGCTGACGAGGTCGCAGACGCCGACATCATCCTCTGGGACGGCTACTGCCAAGTCCACGAGCGCTTCACCGCAGACCACGTCGCCGACCTCCGTGAGCGCCGGCCTGACGCGAACGTCGTCGTCCACCCCGAGTGCCGCCGTGAGGTCGTTGAGGCCGCCGACGTGGTCGGGTCCACGTCCACTATCACGCAGACTGTCGAGAACGCCGAGCCCGGCGAAACGTGGGCCATTGGCACCGAAATCCACCTCGCGAAGCACCTCGACCGCTGGCACCCCGAGGTGGAGGTGTTACCACTCTGCGGCGACGCCTGCATGGACTGTAACGCGATGCGGCAGATCGACCCGAACTACCTCACGTGGGTGCTGGAGGAACTGGCCGAGGGCCGCGAGCGGAACGTCATCGAGGTGTCCCCCGAAGAGAAGGAACTCGCACAGGTGGCGCTCGACCGCATGCTGGAGGTGTGA